The Urocitellus parryii isolate mUroPar1 chromosome 6, mUroPar1.hap1, whole genome shotgun sequence genome includes a window with the following:
- the LOC113200641 gene encoding small ribosomal subunit protein bS21m, with product MAKHLKFIARTVMVHEGNVEGAYRTLNRILSMDGLIEDIKRRRYYEKPCRKRQRESYETCRRIYNMEMARKINFLMRKNRADPWQGC from the coding sequence ATGGCAAAGCACCTGAAGTTCATTGCCAGGACTGTGATGGTACACGAAGGGAACGTGGAAGGTGCATACAGAACCCTGAACAGAATCCTCAGCATGGATGGGCTCATTGAGGACATTAAACGACGAAGATACTATGAGAAACCTTGCCGCAAGCGACAGCGGGAAAGCTATGAAACCTGCAGGCGGATCTACAACATGGAAATGGCTCGAAAGATCAACTTTTTGATGCGAAAGAATCGGGCAGATCCATGGCAGGGCTGCTGA